One Buchnera aphidicola (Aphis glycines) genomic window, TACAATACGAAATAAATAATATTTATTGCTAATGATTAATGAAGATATAACATTAGCAACTAATTGACAATTTTAAAAACAAAGTATCTATTTATTAGGAAAGAAAATCAACTACAAAAAATAAAAAAATTATTAATTATATATTATATTTCAAATATATTTTTTTAAAAATATAAATTTATACTTTATAAAAAAACAAAATTTTTTCTTTTAAAAATCTAAAAATAATGTATTTTAAGTAATTATATCAGATAAAAATATTATTTATAGATTTATTAGATATAATAGAATCTTTTACTTCTTTAATACTTAACCTTAAACGTCCTTGTCTATCAATTTCCAATACCTTTACAGGTATAATTTGATCTAATTTCAAATGATCCGACACTTTTTCTACTCTTTTATCAGAAATTTGAGAAATATGCACCAACCCTTCCTTTCCAAAACCTATTGCAATGAAAGCACCAAAATCAACAATACGAGTGACTTTTCCTGAATAAATACGACCAACTTCAATTTCAGCGGTAATTTCTTCAATTCTACGAATTGCATTTTTTGCTTTCTCTCCGATTGCGGCGGATATTTTTACTGTTCCATCATCTTCAATTTCAATTATAGTTCCTGTTTCTTCTGTTAACATTCTAATGACAGAACCCCCTTTTCCTATTACATCTTTAATTTTTTCAGGATTAATTTTAATTGTATGAATTCTTGGTGCAAATTCAGAAATTTCTTTTCTAGGCTGACCTAATGCTTGTTTCATAACATTTAAAATATGTAATCTAGCAGATTTAGCTTTACTTAAAGCAATATGCATAATCTCATTAGTTATACCTTCTATTTTTATATCCATTTGTAAAGCTGTAATACCTTCTTTAGTACCAGAAACTTTGAAATCCATATCTCCTAAATGATCTTCATCACCTAAAATATCTGAAAGTAATACATAATTGTCACCTTCTTTTACTAAGCCCATAGATATTCCAGCTACAGCAGATTTTATTGGAACTCCAGCATCCATTAAAGCTAATGACGCTCCACAAACAGAAGCCATAGAAGACGAACCATTTGATTCAGTTATTTCAGATACAACTCTAATCGTATATGGAAATGCATCAATTTTCGGCATTACCGCTAATAAACTTCTTTTAGCTAATCGACCATGTCCAATTTCTCTTCTTTTAGGCGATCCTACTATACCTATCTCTCCTACAGAATAAGGTGGAAAATTATAATGAAATAAAAAATTATCTGTTTTATCACCTAATAATTCATCTAAATTTTGCGCATCCCGAGATGTTCCTAAAGTAACAGAAACTAAGGATTGTGTTTCACCGCGAGTAAATAAAGCAGAACCATGTGTACGAGGTAAAACACCTGTCCTCACATCTAATGCTCGAATCATATCCTTTTCTCTTCCATCAATACGATATTCATTATTTAATATACGTTTTCTTACAATATTTTTTTCAATCTTTTGAAAAATTTCATCAATTTCACTTACATCTACATTTAAGTTTTCATTAAAAAGTGATTTTACTATATTATCTTTAAGAAAATTTAATTTTTCATGTCTTTCTTGTTTATTGAATATTAAATAAGCATTACTTATATCTTTTTCAACCAATGTTATAAGTTTAGACTCTAATGTAGTATTAATTTCAGGATAAGATATAATCCAAGGTAATTTTCTAGCTTCGTTCGATAAAGATCGAATATTATTAATAACAACTTGTTGTTGTTGATGACCAAAAATAATTGCTCCAAGTACTTTTTCTTCACTCAATATTTTTGATTCCGCTTCTACCATTAAAACAGCATTTTGAGTTCCTGATACAACTAGATCTAAAGAACTAGATTTCATGTCGTCAGTTGTAGGATTTAATATATACTGATTATCAATTAAACCTACTCTGGCGGCTCCAACTGGACCATAAAATGGAATCCCAGATAAACTGAGTGCTGCTGAAGCGCCAATAATAGAAATGATATCAGGATTGATTTGTGGGTTAACTGATACTACTGTGGCAATAATTTGGATTTCATTAAAAAATCCTTTTGGAAATAAAGGTCGAATTGGCCTATCAATTAACCGAGCAGTTAGTATTTCATTTTCACTAGGACGACCTTCTCTTCTAAAAAAACCTCCAGGTATCCTACCAACAGCATATGTTCTTTCTTGATAATTAACTGTAAGAGGGAAAAATTTTTGACCAGGATGCACTGTTTTATCTCCAACGACAGTAACAAAAACAGCAGTATCATCCATACTTGCCATAATAGCAGATGTTGCTTGTCGGGCCATTATCCCGGTTTCTAATGTAATTATATGTTGACCATATTGGAATTTTCGTACAATTGGACTCAGCAAAATAATATCCTTAATATAAAATTAATTTTTTTATTAATTATAAATTAATTTACTTGAAAAAAAGCATTAATATATTTTATAAAAATTATCTATAAATTATAAATTAAATATTTATTTTTAATAATAAATTTATTTTATTATATAGTTAATAAAATATTTTAATGAGATTGTAAAAAAAAGGGCCAATCCAAGCCCTTTATAAAAATTTTAAGTCTAATAAATTAATTAACAAAATTAAAATGTTTTCATAATATGATAATATAAGAAAATTTCTTACCGTCTTAAATTCAAATTTTCAATTAATACACTGTAATTAGACATATTTTTTTTCTTTAAATAATTTAATAATTTACGACGTTTAGAAACCATATTTAATAAGCCTCTTCGACTGGAATGATCTTTTTTGTGCTGAGAAAAATGTAATTGTAGATGATTAATTTGGTGTGTTAATAATGCAATTTGAACTTCTGTTTTCCCGCTATCTTTGTTATTTTTTCCGTATTTTAAAATATTTTCTTTTACGCTTACTGTATCAATAGACATGTTATACCTCATTTATTTTAAATTATGTTAAACTAATATTTTAGTAAAATTATTTCAAAATAATATCATGCTACTCTTCAGTTGAATAGAAAATAACTTAATTAGTAAATATCGAAATCAATCGATAAGGAATTAATTTCGCTTCAATATAAATTTGTCCTAATCCAATAAAAACTTTTTTTTCTTTTTCTAACACACGTACTAAACTATTTTTTATATTAGATGTAAAACTAATTTTTTGTCCTAATTTAAAATTATAAGATTCTTTTTTAGATAGATATACTTTTGGCAAAAAATTAACAGGAGTATCAATAGGCATTAATAAATTATCTAATTTTTTTATATTTTCTTGATGTAATAATTCTTTTAAATAGGGTATTGTAACTAATTGAGCACAGGAAAATGACCCGACTTCTGTTCGACGCAAAGAAATAACATGCGCTCCACAACCTAATTTTTCACCGAGATCATCAATAAGTGTCCTGATATATGTTCCTTTTGAACAATGTACGTTTAATTTAATTAAATTATTTTTTTTTTCAACAAGAATTAATTTGTATATTTTAACGTACCTTATATTACGTGCAATATTAAATCCTTTTCTTGCATATTTATATAATGGAACACCATTATACTTAATTGCTGAGTACATGGGAGGAATTTGATTAACTACACCAGTTAATTCTTTTAAAGCATTATATAATTCAAAATATGTAAATGAAATTATTCTTTTTTTCACAATGATTCCGTTAGAATCAAATGTAGATGTTTTTTCACCTAATTTAGCGACAACATTATATTTTTTATCAGAATCATTTAAATAACAAGCAAACTTTGTACTCTCTCCGAAGCAAACTGGTAATATTCCTGAAGCTAATGGATCTAAAGTACCGATATAACCTGCTTTTCTAGCATTAAAAATATTTTTTACTTGTTGCAAAGCATGATTAGATGATATTCCTATAGGTTTATCTATTAATAAAAAACCATTAATATTACGTTGTTTATCAAAAAACATTGAACTATTCCTTGTCAGATAAGATTTTTTTTTGTGTCAATTGATTTAATAATAAAGAAATTCTATTACCTTTTATAAAAGAATCATCATGATAAAAAACAATCTTTGGTATAATTCTTAATGTTAATTTTTTACATAATAATTTACGAATATAACCAGATGCTTTGTTTAATGAAGTTAATAATTTCTTTATACTTAATTTATTATCTATTTCTAAGCAACTAAAAAATACTTGAGCATATGACAAATCTGTAGATACAACAACTTCAGATATCGTGATAATAGTTTTAAAACGCGGGTCTCTAAGAAAATACTGTATAATAATCGAAATTGTTTTTTGTAATTCTTGAGATATTTTAGAAGATCGACTAAATGATTTTTCCATGTTTTTATTACCAATATTTATATATATATAAAAATATAAATTTATTTTTAAATATTAATTTACAAAGTTCTTTTCACCTCTTTCAATTCAAATACTTCTATATGATCCATAATTTTTATATCATTAAAATTTTTTACTCCAATTCCACATTCCATACCATTTCGAACTTCATTAACATCTTCTTTAAAACGACGCAAAGACTCTAAATCGCCTTCATAAATCACTATGTTATTTCTAAGTATACGAATTGGATTATTTTTTTTAATAATACCATCAATTACCATACATCCTGCAATCAATCCAAATTTAGGTGATTTAAATATGTTTCGTACTTCTGCTAAACCAATTATATTTTGTTTATATTCAGGGGATAGTAATCCTGTCATAGCAGATTGCACTTCATTGATCAAATCATAAATAACAGAATAATAACGTAGATCTAAATGTTCCATTTCAATGATTTTTTTTGCAGAAACATCCGCTCTAACATTAAATCCTAAAATAATAGCGTTTGATGCTAATGCTAGTGCAGCATCTGTTTCTGTAATGCCTCCGATACCTGATCCTATGATATTAATTTTTACTTCATTAGTAGATAACTTTAATAAAGCTCCAGAAATAGCTTCTAAAGAACCTTGAATATCAGATTTAATAATAACTTTTAATTCTGAGAAACAAGATTTTTTAATATTATCAAACATATTATCAAGGCTTAATCTATTCTGCTTTGCTAATTTTAATTCACGAGATTTATTTTGACGATAATATGCGACTTCTTTAGCTTTTTTTTCATCACGAACTACAGTTACTTGATCACCAGCAAAAGGGACTTTGGACAAGCCTAAAACTTCTACAGGAATAGAAGGTCCTGCGTTTTTTAATATTGTTCCATTTTCATTACGCAATGATTTAATACGACCGTATTCTAAACCACATAATATTACATCTCCTTTTTTTAAATTTCCTTTTTGAACTAATACAGTTGCTATTGGTCCTCGTCCTTTATCAAGAAAAGATTCTATTACAATACCTTCTGCCATACCAGTGGATATTGCTTTTAATTCTAACATTTCTGATTGTAATAAAATTGTATTCAATAACATATCTATACCTTGTCCAGTTTTTGCAGATATAGAAACAAATATATTTTCACCGCCCCATTCTTCTGAAACAATATTGTATTTCGTTAAATCATTTTTAATTTGATTAATATCAGAATCTATTTTGTCTATTTTATTCACTGCAACAATAATTGGTACATTAGCTTCTTTTGCATGCTGAATAGCTTCAATAGTTTGTGGTTTTACTCCATCATCAGCAGCAACTACTAATATAACAATATCGGTTAATTTGACTCCACGAGCACGCATTCCAGTAAAAGCTGAATGACCTGGTGTATCTAAAAAAGTAATTGATCCTAATTTTGTTTTAACATGATAAGCACCAATATTTTGCGTGATACCACCTGCTTCATTAAATGCTATTTTAGTAGATCGAATACAATCT contains:
- the pnp gene encoding polyribonucleotide nucleotidyltransferase, producing MLSPIVRKFQYGQHIITLETGIMARQATSAIMASMDDTAVFVTVVGDKTVHPGQKFFPLTVNYQERTYAVGRIPGGFFRREGRPSENEILTARLIDRPIRPLFPKGFFNEIQIIATVVSVNPQINPDIISIIGASAALSLSGIPFYGPVGAARVGLIDNQYILNPTTDDMKSSSLDLVVSGTQNAVLMVEAESKILSEEKVLGAIIFGHQQQQVVINNIRSLSNEARKLPWIISYPEINTTLESKLITLVEKDISNAYLIFNKQERHEKLNFLKDNIVKSLFNENLNVDVSEIDEIFQKIEKNIVRKRILNNEYRIDGREKDMIRALDVRTGVLPRTHGSALFTRGETQSLVSVTLGTSRDAQNLDELLGDKTDNFLFHYNFPPYSVGEIGIVGSPKRREIGHGRLAKRSLLAVMPKIDAFPYTIRVVSEITESNGSSSMASVCGASLALMDAGVPIKSAVAGISMGLVKEGDNYVLLSDILGDEDHLGDMDFKVSGTKEGITALQMDIKIEGITNEIMHIALSKAKSARLHILNVMKQALGQPRKEISEFAPRIHTIKINPEKIKDVIGKGGSVIRMLTEETGTIIEIEDDGTVKISAAIGEKAKNAIRRIEEITAEIEVGRIYSGKVTRIVDFGAFIAIGFGKEGLVHISQISDKRVEKVSDHLKLDQIIPVKVLEIDRQGRLRLSIKEVKDSIISNKSINNIFI
- the rpsO gene encoding 30S ribosomal protein S15; translation: MSIDTVSVKENILKYGKNNKDSGKTEVQIALLTHQINHLQLHFSQHKKDHSSRRGLLNMVSKRRKLLNYLKKKNMSNYSVLIENLNLRR
- the rbfA gene encoding 30S ribosome-binding factor RbfA → MEKSFSRSSKISQELQKTISIIIQYFLRDPRFKTIITISEVVVSTDLSYAQVFFSCLEIDNKLSIKKLLTSLNKASGYIRKLLCKKLTLRIIPKIVFYHDDSFIKGNRISLLLNQLTQKKILSDKE
- the truB gene encoding tRNA pseudouridine(55) synthase TruB produces the protein MFFDKQRNINGFLLIDKPIGISSNHALQQVKNIFNARKAGYIGTLDPLASGILPVCFGESTKFACYLNDSDKKYNVVAKLGEKTSTFDSNGIIVKKRIISFTYFELYNALKELTGVVNQIPPMYSAIKYNGVPLYKYARKGFNIARNIRYVKIYKLILVEKKNNLIKLNVHCSKGTYIRTLIDDLGEKLGCGAHVISLRRTEVGSFSCAQLVTIPYLKELLHQENIKKLDNLLMPIDTPVNFLPKVYLSKKESYNFKLGQKISFTSNIKNSLVRVLEKEKKVFIGLGQIYIEAKLIPYRLISIFTN